In Gossypium hirsutum isolate 1008001.06 chromosome D06, Gossypium_hirsutum_v2.1, whole genome shotgun sequence, one genomic interval encodes:
- the LOC107901584 gene encoding CBL-interacting serine/threonine-protein kinase 6-like — protein MADKAKTENPSLLHGKYELGRMLGHGTFAKVYHAKNLQTGKNVAMKVVGKEKVIQVGMMEQIKREISVMKMVKHPNIVELHEVMASKSKIYFAMELVRGGELFSKIAKGRLKEDAARVYFQQLVSAVDFCHSRGVYHRDLKPENLLLDEEGNLKVTDFGLSAFTEHLKQDGLLHTTCGTPAYVAPEVIGKKGYDGAKADIWSCGVILYVLLAGFLPFQDDNLVAMYKKIYRGDFKCPPWFSPEARRLISKLLDPNPKTRIAISKITESSWFKKSIPKTKTTKEEIEFEAFNGEKSSKPETLNAFHIISLSEGFDLSPLFEEKKREEKEELRFATTRPASSVISRLEEVAKSGKFSVKKSECKVRLQGQECGRKGKLAIAADIFAVTPSFLVVEVKKDHGDTFEYNQFCSKELRPALKDILWTSPPENSTVA, from the coding sequence ATGGCGGACAAAGCTAAAACCGAAAACCCATCTTTACTCCATGGAAAATACGAGCTTGGCCGTATGTTGGGTCATGGAACCTTCGCCAAAGTCTACCATGCGAAGAACCTTCAAACAGGGAAGAATGTCGCCATGAAAGTGGTGGGCAAAGAGAAAGTGATCCAAGTCGGGATGATGGAGCAGATCAAGCGAGAGATCTCCGTCATGAAAATGGTGAAACACCCCAACATCGTCGAGCTGCACGAAGTGATGGCGAGCAAGTCCAAGATTTACTTCGCCATGGAGCTCGTCCGCGGCGGCGAGCTCTTCTCGAAAATCGCCAAAGGTCGTCTCAAGGAAGACGCTGCCAGGGTTTACTTCCAGCAGCTCGTTTCCGCCGTCGATTTCTGCCACAGCCGCGGCGTTTACCACCGTGATTTGAAGCCGGAGAATCTTCTCTTAGACGAAGAAGGCAACTTGAAGGTCACCGATTTCGGACTCAGCGCTTTCACGGAACATTTGAAGCAAGACGGGTTGTTGCACACGACTTGCGGAACGCCGGCGTATGTGGCGCCGGAAGTCATTGGAAAAAAAGGGTACGACGGAGCCAAGGCGGATATTTGGTCTTGTGGGGTGATTTTATACGTTCTTCTCGCCGGGTTTTTACCGTTTCAAGATGATAACTTGGTGGCGATGTATAAGAAGATTTACAGAGGAGATTTCAAGTGTCCGCCATGGTTCTCACCTGAAGCTCGGAGGCTAATATCCAAGCTTTTAGACCCGAACCCGAAAACCCGAATCGCCATCTCCAAGATCACGGAATCATCTTGGTTCAAAAAATCAATCCCCAAGACTAAAACAACTAAGGAAGAAATAGAATTCGAAGCATTCAATGGAGAGAAATCTTCTAAACCCGAGACCTTAAACGCATTCCACATAATTTCATTGTCGGAAGGCTTCGATTTATCTCCGTTGTTCGAAGAGAAAAAGAGGGAAGAGAAAGAGGAGTTGAGGTTCGCCACGACGAGGCCGGCAAGCAGCGTGATATCGAGGCTCGAAGAGGTGGCCAAATCGGGGAAGTTCAGCGTCAAAAAGAGCGAGTGTAAGGTGAGGTTGCAGGGTCAAGAATGTGGGAGGAAAGGTAAACTTGCCATTGCTGCCGATATATTTGCGGTGACGCCGTCGTTCTTGGTGGTGGAAGTTAAAAAGGACCATGGCGACACATTCGAGTACAATCAGTTTTGCAGTAAAGAGCTCCGGCCGGCGCTTAAAGACATCCTATGGACGTCGCCGCCCGAGAACTCGACTGTGGCTTGA